In Triplophysa rosa linkage group LG18, Trosa_1v2, whole genome shotgun sequence, a genomic segment contains:
- the LOC130569320 gene encoding macrophage mannose receptor 1-like, whose amino-acid sequence MVSPSPMERLIHFLLFSGLCLLTQAISRQYVVIQEKKTWHEAQAYCRQNHIDLATVQSAEDWTNVQKTVESALTSVTWIGLYNDINSWRWTYKYENITSKLWATGEPNNGKEECGLLQSGTWRDYLCNNEYLFVCYNENGTNKFIFISHFWTTWHKARSYCRQHYTDLAIIRSPSENDQLASMAQGYNAWIGLYRDSWMWSDGSKVNTSSISWLIGQPDVTGLSQPCGSIRADGLIEDRLCSHVLPFICLSYSRKQIVRVEVKSAKKLNDPAVMETILQFIKQKARDRGLDEETRLTWKVQSNGNVFSAKHDRKDGAQRKACE is encoded by the exons ATGGTAAGTCCATCACCAATGGAAAGGTTGAttcattttctacttttttcaG GACTTTGTCTGCTCACCCAAGCTATATCACGTCAGTACGTTGTGATCCAGGAGAAGAAGACCTGGCATGAAGCTCAGGCGTACTGCAGACAGAATCACATTGACCTGGCCACTGTTCAGAGCGCTGAAGACTGgacaaatgtacaaaaaacaGTCGAGTCTGCATTGACATCAGTAACCTGGATTGGATTATACAACGACATCAATAGCTGGCGATGGACTTACAAATATGAGAATATTACATCCAAGCTATGGGCAACTGGAGAGCCAAACAATGGAAAAGAGGAATGCGGTTTATTGCAGAGTGGCACATGGAGGGATTATCTGTGCAATAATGAATACCTCTTTGTTTGTTACAACG AAAATGGAAcaaataagtttatttttatctcTCATTTCTGGACGACGTGGCATAAGGCTCGGAGCTACTGCAGACAGCATTACACAGATCTGGCCATCATTCGGAGTCCATCTGAGAATGACCAGTTGGCATCAATGGCACAAGGTTATAATGCATGGATTGGTCTATACAGGGACTCATGGATGTGGTCAGAcgggtcaaaggtcaacacTTCCTCCATTAGCTGGTTGATTGGACAACCTGATGTGACTGGGCTGAGCCAACCTTGCGGCTCTATACGAGCTGATGGTCTGATAGAGGATCGGCTTTGCTCACATGTCCTTCCTTTCATCTGTTTGAGCT ATTCAAGAAAACAGATTGTGAGAGTCGAGGTGAAATCTGCAAAGAAACTAAACGACCCTGCAGTAATGGAGACCATCTTGCAGTTT ATAAAACAGAAAGCGAGAGATCGTGGGTTAGATGAGGAGACAAGACTGACATGGAAAGTGCAGTcaaatggaaatgttttttCAGCAAAACATGATCGAAAAGACGGTGCTCAGAGAAAGGCATGTGAATAG
- the LOC130569540 gene encoding pancreatic secretory granule membrane major glycoprotein GP2-like, whose amino-acid sequence MEMLFLLLIFSAETLGLDPCDNYTVLDNAWRATSNRVSSTVMCDRNVQWVGWYRLFLNDRSAQMSDTCVKENICGTHATLWLNGQHPRMEDGAVTRDVCGSWNNNCCYFKSTPINVKACPGQYYIYELKSPIGCHFAYCAVIDECGIMCGPNAFCHNNNGSISCSCLGGYIATNMNEMISRNNPCTDVDECQASPSVCGPNAYCTNVKGGYNCSCSEGFSATFPDLIISINNICMA is encoded by the exons ATGGAAATGCTGTTTCTTCTGCTGATTTTCTcag CAGAGACTCTTGGCCTCGACCCCTGTGATAATTACACAGTGCTGGATAATGCTTGGAGGGCCACAAGCAACAGAGTCTCTTCCACAGTAATGTGTGACCGTAATGTCCAGTGGGTTGGATGGTATCGTCTCTTCCTTAATGACCGAAGTGCTCAGATGTCAGACACATGTGTTAAAGAAAACATCTGTGGCACTCATGCCACTCTTTGGCTAAACGGTCAACATCCAAGAATGGAGGATGGGGCGGTCACCCGAGATGTCTGTGGTAGCTGGAACAACAACTGCTGCTATTTTAAATCCACTCCAATTAATGTAAAAGCATGTCCAGGACAATATTACATCTATGAGCTCAAAAGCCCAATTGGCTGCCATTTTGCATATTGTGCAG TGATTGATGAATGTGGTATCATGTGTGGGCCAAACGCATTCTGTCACAACAACAACGGAAGCATCTCATGCTCTTGTTTGGGTGGATATATTGCCACAAATATGAATGAAATGATCAGTAGAAATAACCCATGTACAG ATGTGGATGAATGTCAAGCAAGTCCATCTGTGTGTGGTCCAAATGCCTACTGCACAAATGTAAAGGGAGGTTACAACTGCTCATGCTCGGAAGGATTTTCTGCAACATTCCCAGATCTCATCATCAGCATCAATAACATATGCATGG CTTAG